ACTAATTTAGATCTAACCTAGGACCAAAACTATGGACTGTGATAACACAAGGAAAGCATGTTAAGGATAAACCTGGGCTCAGTGTTTCAAATGTGGCAAAATACCGGTCAATAAATCAGacgattttaaaaataacttttcaaaaagACCAGTTATTTTTTCAGTATGGACATAAGGAACGGCATGAGTAATAACGGGGTAATAAAATCTCTCCCCTTACTGAAGCCAAAGTGTGATTTTGATCATCAggtaattaaataattaaagaaatactttGTATCTCTTCTGCATCTGTAGCATAGAGGAAAGGGAGAACTAACAGCAGAGAAGATCGTGGGGGAggggacaaaaaataaaaacaaaataaaaacatataaaagaaaacagtaaCTCCCCAAATGACAATCAATCTAATGTTGGGTTTCAAAACCATTTGAAACAGTCTCGCTAAAACACAGAGATCTGTTGGAATGGAGTACGGAGAACCCTATCAGCTTTGATAGAACAAACAGATGGGAAAGAGCTTAAAACACAAAGTAAATACGCAAGTCCTACACATGTAAAGATCTCCCATTATGCATTCTACGCTGAAAAACAGACCGCCTCTTCAGTGCCCGTATTCAGAATTAACACTGCATCGGATCCTTCATAAATCCCCTGCGGTAGAAACACACCGGCTGTATTTGCTCAAATACTGTGACACAGCGGCAGAATGTTAAATGTATCCCTCCCATACgtgtgtgcatttttttcttaaatggtgAGTGTGGTGCCGAATGCGTGTTTGGGAATTTAGCTCTGACTCGGAAGTTCGGAGCTCATCTAGCAGACTGATTAGCCTACTGCGTCCATCTCCGTGATCGGCCCTGATGCCTCCCGCTAAGCCAAGTGTCTGTCAAATTCTGCTCATgattagttccttttttttcaaatgaacacgataaagaatggataaagataaagatgaaaatttgttTAGTGTTCCAGCCCTAGAATGTTCATCTAGGATGTTGGTCATGGATTCATTTCTCCAAAGTTAATCTATGCCTATTGATATTATCAAAGCTCTGCtcccttggaaaataaaataactatcaaAAGCAGCCTGCAGAGAACCTGCGTTGTCGGGCAGGTAGCATGAGACACAAAAGAAGGAGTTCCCTAGGAACTGTACAGAACGGCTGTTAAGAAATTTCCGTATAAAGGAACCCTCCAGGTTCTTCTTCCAAAAGATCAGCTGGTCCTCTCCCACAGACAGGAGTTTTACATGTTATTTACTGAGGAGCAGACGTTTGCTTCCTCTTCCAACACAGCCACAGGATCCACAGAGAAAGCCATCCTTCTGCAAGACGTCTGCGTTAGCCCTCGGCGCCCGCTCCCCTGCGGCCCCGCACATCTTCGTTTCAAGGCCCTGCCTCACGTGGCGCTCGGCCAGCCTGGCAGTCCTGGGAGACAGCTGCAAGAGGCAGGACGGAGGCTTCGCTCCTGGAGCTCCCAAGCACCGCCCTAAAATTAGCTGGAAACGAGGCAATGTTGAACAGGAAGAAAATTATACTTTACCAATGATGCCCAAAGAAAGTGGATGTGTAAATACAGATGACATCTGGACTGCTTTTCCTCTGTGGCTTTTCTTCCCTGCACAATCCCAGCGCCTCGACATGTTTGTGTAGGATCACGAGAGGATGGAGAATGCAGACACTCGCTGATGAGCTTCAAGCGCCTGAAGAAAGCTGTACCCCGAGTAAATAGTCATCGAGGTTTATAGGGCACCTTTTActtgaatataaaacaaaaacaaaaacaaaaaccttttacttgaatataaaacaaaaacaaaaacaaaacgtgAACCATTGAACCAATCGCAGCTGTAACAAGGGTATGTCCTACCTCCGTGCGGTGCATCCATTACAGACCTGTCTAGTTGACCTGTACCCCTGCCCACTAGAAATCAAGCCCATTCCCTTCTTTTATTTCCAGCTTCTCAAAGAACTCTTCCCCTAGCCCTGCCCGAGAGTGGTTACTTCCTCTTGTTTACCTTGAATCCCATCCGCCTTTTCTAGTTTCTCTGTGTGGGTGTACGGTGTCTCTTCTACGCCCACTGGCACCCTGTGCAAAGCTTGCCTTGTTTGCTCCCCTGTAGAGGTTCTGATTGAACAGGGATGCTAAAACCTGTAATGTGTTTCAACAGGATAATACTCTTCTCAGttacccaaaaagaaaaaaaaaaaagcatcacttGTACTTAGGTTGTCCTCCGCAATGTAAATAGGGTTGCCTGCACCCCCCCACTCTTCAGTTGGTGGCAACCCCAGCCCTTACGTCCGTGCACACTCCCCAAGATGCCCCAGCCACGGTCCAGATCTGCCTTGTGCAGTTCACAGTACTGACCGGCAGAAAGTGTTTGGTTGGAGGGGTACGCTGACAGCCACAGCGTTCTGAGTGTGGTCGCGATTCCTGCAAGACACCTGTCCATGTCGGGTAGCCCTAGTTTCCCAAGTCCATACTGGTCACttggctttctctctttgtctgcccaCAGGTAACGTCCCGTCCCCCGTCATTCTCGTTCGTGGGCCCAGTGATCCGCCGCCCTCTCTCGCCCAAGTCTTCCATTCTGCAAAGTGGTCAGTGTGTAATTCAGTTTGCCATATTGAGAAACACCCCTTTGCCCTGACTCTTTGGGGGACACCCAGGGTCTTACCTTGTTCTGCACTaaggtgagaaaatatttgcccaaacaataattttccctttaaaatgaattctgaagcctgatgtggaaccAGAAGTATATCCTTTACCTAACAAATAAGTGAGCAAAGATGGAGAGTGTCAGATACTTGCAAATGGCTTTCAGGTATCTAGTTTAAAGGTGTGAATGTAATTCTTAGTATTTGAATCATGTCTACACCaagcaaaaataatgaaatatgaaaaaactCATTCTCTCAGATTTCCTGCACTCAAAATTCCAAACAATTAACTTGCATGCTTGCATGACTTTTTTCCTGATTTGGTAGAATGGGTAAGTTGCTTGGCTATTGCACAGAGACAACCTGAGACATCTGTCTTGATTTCCTTATTCCCTCAGGTATCATTCCCTAATAAATATATGCACTCCATAAAGCCTATATCATAAATATAGACAGCTGACTCATCGTGCTAACTAACAGGATTTTAGTCGTTTCCCCAAAGAATGTGCAAAGCAATTCAGCTCCAatccaagtggaaaaaaaaatctctgaatctTATATTTTTAGCAAGCATCATACTTTGTTATATAAGGATGCTGAGGAAAAGTGTAAACCCACACCTAATATAGAGAAACCATCCAGCGGGCATGTCCTACCCTTTTCCCAATATGCTATGATTGTGCTCATGCTCCTCAACGAGTTCCTAAAATATCAGTCACAGTCTACTGATTGACAAACAATGATGGAGAATCTGTTCTATGCAGAGCCCAGCACTTGATGCCCTGGgacaaataatgaaataagagATGGCCTCACACAAAATTACATAATGTTGCAGTCCTAAAATTGACATGAACTTGATGGTGGGTTATGAGGTCGTAGCTGGTTTATAGCCAGTCGCATTGCAGAAGCTCAGAAAGAGAGCAGAgtgacatgtgtgtgtgcatggagaGGGTGGAGTGTGCGTCTGTGTGCGCTTGAGTGCACGTGTGTTCCATATTCACATGAAGACCGAAAGTTTCTGAGGAAGAAATAATGCAAGATTCTTACATAACCAATCCAGGAAGTTCATGAAATGCCATGATAAAGGGCAGTGAGTTTACGAGAAATTTTACTTTGGTCCCTAATGGAGGAGGGAGATACAAGGGTGATATGAAATCGGTTAGTTTTCTTCGGTGGTGACACAGCTGACAAGGAGTGGAGTCCCACACACAGGTCTGTGACTTATCTGACCTCTGCGCCAGAGGGTGAATGCAGTAAAATGAAGACCAAGTCATTTAACCTTGCCTTGAGAATGTATCCATCAGagtagtgcttttttttttacgacttatttattttagatagagagggagaggtagagagaggaggggacagggaagagggagagaatctccaagaagactccctgctgagcaaagagcctggtgtggggttcaatcccatgaccctgagattatgaatggaccaaaaccaagagtcagacacttaactgactgagccacctggccaCCCCAGCATAgtgctcgctctttctttctttctttctttctaatgcTTCACTTCCAAGTCCCAGAATTTAAAACTTCTACCTTACCTCCATTCTTCTTTTTGAAGACCGATCATTCAAATGACCATAATTTCCAGTTTTGCACACTTGGAAATCAGTGGCGCACGGTGCTTCCTATCAGAGAGTGGTAGGAAGTCCCCAGTCCTGTTCTTGGGAAAGCTGCCCTCAAGCCGGCTTCattctgaattcctgtacatgGTCTGCATCCTATTTTGAAACTCAGCTCTTTTAGGGGAAATCCAAGAACAGAAGCAAAAAAGAGCCACAGAGTTTCACCTTCTCAAGGGATTCCCACCCATGGCTCTCTTCTCACTGACACATGGGACAGAAAGCAAGTGTCATGGAGTTCTCCCATGGAACTGAAAGGCACCTGCCATGCTCAGAGGAGGCCACTAGGAACCACACAATGAGTCGCAGTTGTTACCAGAGCCCACAAACACCAGGCTTACTGAGTCCTCTGGACATTTATCCAGCATGAAATTAGATAACAAGAATGTCAGCAGCTCAGAGTTTACCAGAAGTACATACAACAGAAGTCATGTGTATATTAATATGACTCTGAAAATGTGTCTCCTATGCATGCTTAAGTTCTGTAttagtcaaacaaacaaacagaatttaagaataagaaacattaaaaagaagaaaatattaagtagAAGAAATAGAGATAATCATTAACTCtagtaaaattcaaaattaaattaaaataatcattgaGGGCTTTCCGGTTGAGCTGCAGGTGGTCCACGAGGTTCTCTAAATTCACTGCCAAGCCCATCTGCAATTCAAAATGTTGCACCCGTCCCCAAAAACTAAGCCTTCCAACCCCGGTACCCCCAGAGTCTTCTTTGACGTGGACATCAGAGGGGAGCGAGTTGGTCGAATTGTCTTAGAATTGTTTGCAGATACTGTACCCAAAACTGCAGAAAATTTTTGTGCATTGTGTACAGGAGAAAAAGGCATTGGACCCACCAAAGGGAAACCTCTCCATTTCAAAGGATGTCCTTTCCATCGAATTATTAAGAAATTTATGATTCAGGGTGGAGACTTCTCAAATCAAAATGGGACAGGTGGAGAAAGTATTTATGGTGAAAAATTTGAAGATGAAAATTTCTATTATAAGCATGATCAGGAAGGTTTACTGAGCATGGCAAATGCAGACTGCAATACAAATGGTTCTCAGTTCTTTATCACAACAGTCCCAACTCCTCACTTGGATGGGAAACATGTGGTATTTGGCCAAGTAATTAAAGGAATGGGTGCGGCAAGGATACTGGAAAACATAGACGTGAAAGGTGAAAAACCTGCCAAATTGTGCGTTATTGCAGAATGCGGAGAATTGAAGGAAGGGGATGATTGGGGGATATACCCAAAAGATGGCTCTGGTGACAGTCATCCAGACTTCCCTGAGGACGCAGATATAGAtttaaaagatgtaaataaaattttactaataGCTGAAGATGTAAAAACTATTGGAAATACTTTTTTCAAATCTCAGAACTGGGAAATGGccataaaaaaatatacaaaagtttTAAGGTATGTGGAAGGTTCAAAGGCTGTTACTGAGCAAGCAGATAGATCGAAGCTACAACCTATAGCTTTAAGCTGTGTGCTGAATATTGGTGCTTGTAAACTGAAGATGTCAAATTGGCAGGGAGTAATCGACAGTTGTTTGGAGGCTCTTGAAATAGACCCATCCAATACCAAAGCATTGTACCACAGAGCTCAAGGATGGCAAGGgcacagaaagataaagagaaggcaGCATATGCAAAAATGTTTGCCTAATAGGAAATTGTTTTACTTAAATATGCATTGATTATTGTATAAAGgcaataagaaaatttaaaggtTTTTGTCTGTTATATGTGATCCCTGATGTGTTTCCTTTGATACTTCAGTTTTCCATTGTTTACAGTTTAGGAATACTGAAAAAAGCTCACTCTTAATAAAACagtgttacaaaaaaaaataataatcattgatCATTGATCATGTGTTTTATAAAACTTATTGTAACTGTTTAGAATGTTCTTAAAGATAAGTAAtacaaagttaaaatatttaatgtcaaaaaaattaaatcaaaactaGAATTAAAGGCCGTAAAGAATAAGCCACAGATATTTGTGGGTAGTTAGGgtggaagtaggaaagaaagaaaactgtgttTATATCAGTGAAAGTCATAGAAATTTGTCTATACTGTGGGTGTTGATAAAGACATAAAGCTTAAATGTATTTGCACAAATTTAGAGGAATCTGCTAGTACTGTTAGGATATGATATGAAAAACAATAACGTTCATCAGTCAGTATTAATAAGCAACgacaaatgagaaaacaacaaaaatgtgtaATTAAGAGAATATGCAATACACTGTAACTGGATTAATGTAAAGAATTTGTTtgacaataaatataaatggattatattttcctaataaataatctttcattaatttaaaagGCATCTTTCAGTCATACATTACCTCAAgggtatacatatttttaaatggcacAGAAATGTTGAGAACAATGGAATAACTATGTTTTCCTGgattatgaccaaaaaaaaaaaaaaaaggagtgaaagTACAGATACCTAAGTTATCAAGAGATGTGAGCACATGGACTGAGGTGTTTCAAGGATAAGCGGtgatggcagaagaaaaagagaaagaaaagaagcaattcATCAAAAAATCCAATGAGGAATTAAAGCAGTACTGATAACCACAGTtagaattcaataaatatatttgagtgTACCTAGTAGGAAAGAATGGAACCAAGCACCAAAAATCACTGAAGggaatttcttcttctatttctacATTTTAACTAAGATATGCattgtttattttcctctctcaaaACAGAAAACTTCATTTCACAATAAGACacattaattattttcattatcagCAAACAGAATTCAAGTGatctgtcttctctggaaaaccctCATAGTATGGTGTGGAaacttggggggtggggaaatgcCTACTCATAAACAGTAAACATTGTATCTCTGACTTCAAGTATTAAATaagtctaaatttttaaattagttagaGTTGAAATACACTCCACATATATTCAAGGTTGTAGGTTGCATGCTGTAGGATTTCACTGAACAATCAGAAAAAGCCAGCTTAGGAATGGTTTCTTGactgtttcttgtatttttaagaGAAACCTAACTTATCTGGAATGAAGAGATTATCAAAAAATGATGTGATTGAAGGAACTCTTGCTCCTACCTGATCAGGTAACAAGCTTTCTCTGATGTCATTCCTCATCATTTGTGTTCATTCCCCTCAATATGCTGCTTCTCTCTATTCCCATGTCATCTTCTGCTTCTTTTATCCACTCTGCTCCCACGCCCATCTTCATATCTGAGTTCATTTTCCTACATAAATTTATAAGGTTTGCAGTTTTCACGCTAGCCTTGGAATCTCTTAAATACTTAAATGGACTACTTGGAACTATAAtgtatttcacttaaaaatgaatacatatggTAAATAATGACTCGAAGTTTTAAGATACAGCTTAGGGAGAATGACATTGGTTTTAGTGTTttataaccaactgagccatttccAAAAGGATGTCCAGAGGACTTGAAAGAACCAGACCTAAGAATGTATCTGGAAAAAAATCAACCCAGTGGAATAATTAGTTGCCAGGAAATTAGGCTAACTCACTCAGAATCCAGCATTTGATATTTGATCCtaattatatctcagtaagaTGTGGACCAGAGGAGGTTTTGATGGAAGCAAAGTCCACCTACTTATAATTAAAATTGGATTCTTAGTGACTCGGCAGTCAAAGGTCTAAGGAAGCCTATGGCGTTTGCCCCCTGAGTTTATAGGCACATCATTAATATATGAAACttctatttgaaattttttcaaagaaaaacatctgTTTTAATTACTGAGCAGGCAAATCAACATTTATGAGAAACATTATATTGCCTTTTTCTGACATACTGAAAAAGCCATCAACTGATTTTCCAATAATTATGTTTTTGGTTCTTACATCAACATCTGCAAACCAGACCTTCAGCATCCGGTAAAGTCAATCTCCGCAAGCCTTATCAAAGAGGAGAGCGGATGCTGCCTCACATCGTCATGCTCCCCAGTTTGGAACAAACAATTGGCTGAGTAGAGCATGTTCGCTCCATTCTAGATTgcaaagcaaaagagagaagtgaAAATGTGGAACACATAAAGAATCCAGTGCCTCGTGGAATAAGGTCTTTCTATGATCACTGACTCTCAAAAGAAAATCTGTTAAACCGTTGTGTCCATTCTgataggaagaaaggaaagtaatAAAATTGTAGATGAGCAATTcaggaaaaacaacagaaattgttACCTGAGGATAAGTGGTTGGGAAGACAGGAAATTttggaccttcttttttttttttttccattttatttattttttcagcgtaacagtattcattgtttttgcacaacacccagtgctccatgcaaaacgtgccctccccattacccaccacctgttcccccaacctcccacccctgacccttcaaaaccctcaggttgccccaacctcccacccctgacccttcaaaaccctcaggttgtttttcagagtccatagtctcttatggttcgcctcccctccccaatgtccatagcccgctccccctctcccaatcccacctccccccagaaacccccagtttgttttgtgagattaagagtcatttatggtttgtctccctcccaatcccatcttgtttcattgattcttctcctatccccctaccccccccatgttgcttctccatgtcctcatatcagggagatcatatgatagttgtctttctcccattgacttatttcactaagcatgataccctctagttccatccacgtcgtcacaaatggcaagatttcatttcttttgatggctgcatagtattccattgtgtatatataccacatcttctttatccattcatctgttgatggacatctaggttctttccatagtctggctattgtagacattgctgctataaacattcgggtacacgtgccccttcggatcactatgtttgtatctttagggtaaatacccagtagtgcaattgctgggtcatagggtagttctattttaaacattttgaggaacctccatgctgttttccagagtggttggaccagcttgcattcccaccaacagtggaggagggttcccctttctccacatcctctccagcatcaaGACAGGAAATTTTGGAAGGCAGCATGTATGTTCATCATCTTGTGTCGGCAGTTTCTTAGATACAACctatgtcaaaactcatcaatgTCTATTTTTAGAATAAGTGGATAATTGTATATCAATTG
This DNA window, taken from Meles meles chromosome 7, mMelMel3.1 paternal haplotype, whole genome shotgun sequence, encodes the following:
- the LOC123946531 gene encoding peptidyl-prolyl cis-trans isomerase D-like, which encodes MLHPSPKTKPSNPGTPRVFFDVDIRGERVGRIVLELFADTVPKTAENFCALCTGEKGIGPTKGKPLHFKGCPFHRIIKKFMIQGGDFSNQNGTGGESIYGEKFEDENFYYKHDQEGLLSMANADCNTNGSQFFITTVPTPHLDGKHVVFGQVIKGMGAARILENIDVKGEKPAKLCVIAECGELKEGDDWGIYPKDGSGDSHPDFPEDADIDLKDVNKILLIAEDVKTIGNTFFKSQNWEMAIKKYTKVLRYVEGSKAVTEQADRSKLQPIALSCVLNIGACKLKMSNWQGVIDSCLEALEIDPSNTKALYHRAQGWQGHRKIKRRQHMQKCLPNRKLFYLNMH